The Candidatus Neomarinimicrobiota bacterium nucleotide sequence TAGCCCACCCCGTTTGCATCCCCAACCACGAGCGGCTGTCCGTCCGCGGCCTTGAGACCCAACACTCACCTTGCTAACTTGTCTCCCCCAAAGCAAGGAAAGGCACTGCCATGCTCACCGGAACCCATGCGTTTGACCAGGACCCCCGCAACGCGGATATCCTGATCTATGTAGACGGCGAGATTGTCCCGCGCAACGAGGCCCGCGTCTCGGTTTTCGACAGCGGCTTCCTGCTGGGCGACGGCGTCTGGGAGGGGTTGCGCCTGCACGCGGGCAAGCTCCTCTTTAGCGCAGACCACCTGGACCGGCTCTACGCCGGGGCCAAGACCATCGATCTGGACATTGGCATCTCGCCCGACGAACTGCTGGACAAGATCGGGGCGACCCTCGACGCCAACGCCATGACCACGGACGTACACATCCGGCTGGTGGTCACCCGCGGCCTCAAACTGACCCCCTTTCAGCATCCGGCGGCCAACGTCGGCGGGCCCACCATCGTGATTATCCCTGAGTATAAGGTTGCCAGCGAGGCCACCCAAAGCCAGGGCATCAGGCTGTTCACCGTCCATGTGCGGCGCGGCGCACCGGACGTGCAGGACCCCAAGCTGAATTCCCTGAGCAAGCTGAACTGTATCACTGCCTGCATCCAGGCCCACAAGGCCGGCGCCGATGAGGCTTTGATGCTCGATCCCCACGGGTTTGTCGCCACCTGCAATTCCACCAACTTCTTCATGGTGCGCAAGGGCGCGGTCAAAACCTCCACCGGGCGCTACTGCTTGCATGGGGTCACCCGTGGGGCCATCATCCGCCTGTGCCGCGAGCATGATATCCCCGTGGCCGAGGCCGACTTTTCGCTGGCCGATGTCTACGGCGCCGACGAGGCTTTCGTAACCGGCACATTCGCGGGGGTCATTCCCGTCATCGACGTTGATGGGCGCACCATGAGCGGCGGCCGGCGCGGCCCCCTCACCAGGCGGTTGCAGGACCTTTACGCTGCCCTGGTCGATGCCCAGACGGCCGGAGGATAATCCCGCCCGTGGACAGGTCGCCTCCACCCCTCAGGATCGCCATGTGGTCGGGCCCGCGCAGTATTTCCACGGCCATGCTGCGCGCCTGGGGCAACCGGCCCGACACCTTCGTCACCGACGAGCCGCTCTACGGCTACTACCTCCGCAGCACCGGTTTGGACCATCCCGGACGCGAGGAGATCATCGCTGCGCAGTCCTCCGACTGGCACGCGGTGGTGGCTTGGCTCACCGGCCCCATTCCGTGGGGCAAGACCGTCTGGTTTCAGAAGCATATGGCCCATCATCTGCTGGACGAAATCGACCGGCGCTGGCTGGACGAGGTGACCCACTGCTTCCTCATTCGCAAGCCCAGAGAAGTGCTGGCCTCGTACGTTGAAAAACGGGCCGCCGTGACCGTTGAGGACCTGGGTTACAGGCAGCAGGCGGAGCTCTTTCGGCAACTTTGGGATGAGCGTTCGCAGCCCCCGCCGGTGCTGGACGCCCGCGATGTTCTCACCAACCCCGCACGGGCACTGACCCTTCTGTGCCACCGTGTGGGCGTCGAGTTTCGGGAGGACATGCTATCCTGGGCGGCCGGCCGGCGGCCCACGGACGGGGTCTGGGCCCGGCACTGGTACCAGTCCGTGGAAGCGTCTACCGGCTTCAGGCCCTATAAGCCCAATCAGGTTGCCCTGCCGCCCGGGCTGGAAGCGCTGGCCGCCGAATGCGAGCCCCATTATCAGCTGCTTTACCAGCACCGGATCAGGGTCGCTTAGATGGGGCGCCCCGTGATGCAGCGACCGGGCCGAGTTTACGCGCCACGGCGGCAGGACCTCGGAGCAAAGATCACCCTAAGCATCCCAGTCTATTTTGCCGTAAAATCAGACCTAATCCAGGGAGGTAAATATGAGGCCAATGGCATACACCGCGGGCCTGTTCTTGGTGGCATCAATCCTGGTGGCACAGGACAGTGAGAGTAAGCAAGACTCGCTGCATTTCGAGTTCATACCCGCAGCACTGGAACTGGAAATCGGCGGCTCCGCCATGCTCAAGATAGCGTTGCTCACCGAAGAGGGCAAAGTCTCGAACAATGCCTTCTTTATTTTCGGCAGCTCCGCCAAGGGGATTTCGGCCAGTCCTCGTATCAGCGATTCCACCGGCTTCGCCCACGTAGAGATTACGGCCCATCGACCCGGCCGACAGGCACTGTACGTGCGCAGTATCAGCGTAACCCGCAAGGAGCGCGTCAGGGACACGCTCTACGTCGAGGTACCCTTCCCACCTGTCGCCCGGCTGGTCTTTGAAGAGCCTGTCAAAAAACTGTATGCCGGCACGACCATCAACTACCGTGTGACCGTTTTTGACGAGGCCGGATTGGAGCGGGACGAGCGTGCGGCGCTCTCCACCAGCAACAAGTCCATCGCCCGGATCGATGCCTTCGGTAATCTGACGGCCTTGAAACCGGGGAATTTCACCCTGAAGGCCGAGCTGCAGGGAGTCACCGCTGCCCTCAAGGTGAGAGTCGTAAGGAATCCGGTTATTGGCATCGAGCTCACCAGTCCGGTGGAAGAGGCGCGCACCGGCGACGTGGTGAGGTTTACAGCCAAAGCGCTGGCCAATCGCTCCGGGAAGGCGGTGAAAGACGCCCCCATCAGCTACTCATTCACAGGTGAGGCCAACTACGGCATAGGGCTGCCTGCCAGCGGTCAGATTACACCGGACGGCCGGTTCGTGGCGGAAACGGCCGGAATCTATACCATTTACGCGAACAGCGGTGGATTTTCCAGCCACAAGACCATTGGAATCGTCCCGCGCAACGTGAGCAAGAAGGTGGAGCTGGTGGGCCACGGCGTGGTGAAGAATCACTATACCTCCGACCTGTGGGTGTGGGCCGGGATCGGCGAGTTCAAGGGGCGGGATTTTGCCGTGACCGGAACCTGGGGCGCCAACGGGGAGGCCTATTTCTGGGAAGTGACCGACCCGTCCAACCTGGTGATTATCGACACGGTGATCGTGGATGCGCGTACGGTGAATGACGTGAAGGTGTCAACAGACGGGCGCACGGCGGTCATCACCCGCGAGGGGGCCTCCAATCGCAAGAACGGGTTTGTCATTCTGGATGTATCCAACCCCTTTGATGTAAAAATAATCTCGGTATTTAATCACGATATGACCGGCGGCGTGCATAACGCCTTTATCTATGACAACTATGTTTATGCTGTCAACAACGGCCGCAAGTTTGACGTCATCAGTATCGAGGATCCCGCCAAGCCCTACCGCGTGGGGGTGTTCGAGCTGGACACGCCCGGTCATGCCATCCACGATATCTGGATCGAGGACGGTATCGGCTATTCCTCCAACTGGCAGGACGGGGTCTACGCCGTTGACGTGGGCGGTCTCACCAGAGCCGAGCGCAACATCCCACTGATCAACGCGAATCCGCTGCTCAAAGCGGCCGGTCGCGGCAGCCCGTCCAACCCCGTACCCCTCGCGCATCTGGAAGACACGACGGGGCGCAACCACGCTGCTTTTCCGTTTCTGAGCCAGTCGACGGGTACCTTTTATATCATTGCCGGCGATGAGGATTTCCCCGCCGGCTTCGATGCCACTGATGACCGCATCTCGTATGCGGCAGGTGGGTTCCATTTTATGGATTTTTCAGATATCAACAATCCCCGGGAAGTGGCGCTTTACCAGGTTCCGGAAGCGGGCGCCCATAACCTGTGGGTGCGGGGCGACACGCTTTATGCGGCCTTCTATCAGGGCGGACTGCGGGTGCTGGACATTTCGGGTGAACTGCTGGGGGACCTCTACAAACAGGGGCGGGAGATAGCCAATTACTTCTCCCTAAGCAAAGAAGGAGTGTTTGCCAATGCCCCCATGGTCTGGGGGCCGCAGCCCTACAAAGACCTGATCTTCTTTTCCGACTTCCACAGCGGCCTGTACGTCGTCCGGCTGGCCTCACCGGACAAGCAGGTGGGCACCCACTGATGGGGCGCCGGGCCCTGGTGCGGCGATTGCTGAGCGCACTGCTCATGCTGGTTGCGCTGCCGCTGGCGGCCCGGGACTACTATGTGTACGTCACGGCCGAATCCGAGGACCAGGTGGCCCTGATCCGGTTCGATGGGCGCGACGCCGTGGTCATACAGGAGATCAATGTGGGGGTCTGGCCAGTGGAAATTGAGGGTCCCCACGGGCTGGCGATCTCCCCGGAGGGCGATTACTGGTATCTGTCGGTGGCCCACGGATTTCCTTACGGTCACGTGTACAAGTATGCCACCGGGGATGATCAGTGGATCGGGCGGGTGGAACTGGATCTGTTTCCCGCCACCCTGCAAATCTCGGCCGCCACCGGCATGCTCTATGTGGTGAACTTTAACCTTCACGGGGACAAAAAGCCCAGTTATGTGTCCGTGGTGGACCCGGAATCCATGACCGAGATCGACCAGATCGAGACCGGTATCATGCCGCACGGCTCCCGGCTTACCCGCGATGGTCTGAAGCACTATTCGGTGGCCATGATGGATGGCATGCTGTACGAAATCGATGCCGTGGGCATGCGTATTACCCGCACACTTTTTCTCGGAAAAGAGCCGGCTCCAGTGACCGGAATGAAGCGCTCAAAGGGCGCGACGGGCAACCATCATATGCCGCCCATCCGCAAGGAGCAACCCACCTGGGCCGCACCCGACCCCAGCGGGGAACACGTCTACGTCACCAACAACGGCACCGACGAGGTGGTGGAGGTGGACCTCAAGGACTGGCGCATCAGCCGGCGCTTTGCAACGGGACGGGGCCCGTATAACTGCGAGGTCACCAGCGATGGCAAGCTCCTGGTGGTGACCTACAAAACCGATGCCGCCACCGCGGTATGGGACCTGCAGTCGGGCCGGGAACTGGCCCGTATACAGAACACCCGGCGGGTCACTCACGGGGTCGCCATTTCGCCGGACAGCCGCTACGCTTTCGTGTCCGTGGAGGGCATCAGGGGGCAGCCCGGTTCGGTGGACATCCTCGATCTGCGGGAGCTGTCGCTGGTGACCCATGCGGAGGTGGGCAAGCAGGCCGGTGGGATCGCCTTCTGGAAGATGGTGGACTAGGTAGCCTGGTGGCGCGCACGACACGGCCTGCACTGCCCCATGCCCGGTACGACTCCCGGCCCGTTTCGAACTCGCACGCCAGCTGGGTAACGCTTGCGCAGGTATGAACTTGGCCCGCGGGGCGCCCTCGCCGTCGTAGGCATTTTTCTCGGAGCGTCGCTGTTTACGTTCTACTTTGGCCAGGGCTTTTCCTACCTCAGCAAAAACCCCCGCGCTTGCGCCAACTGCCACATAATGTCCGAGCAGTTTGCCTCCTGGCAGAAGTCCAGCCATAAGGCGGTGGCCGGCTGCATCGATTGTCACCTGCCTTCGGGCACGATGGCGAAGTGGGGTGCAAAAATTCTGAATGGCTATAACCATTCCGCCGCATTTACCCTCCAAAATTTTCATGAGCCTATTCGGATTCACGCCCGGAACCGGCGCTTGTTGCAAGCGAATTGCGTGCGCTGCCACAGCTCGCTGGTCGCGAGCATGATGAACAGGGTACCCGCTGACGGCGATGAGCGACGGTGTGCTGTTTGCCACCGGCAGGTGGGCCACGCGGCTTCAAGCTAGGAGGGGCTTACGATGACAGGCGAAGCCAGGCGAAAGAGTTTCATTGGGAGTCGCCTGTGGCCGCGCCGCTCCTACCTCGTGCTCACCGCGGTTGCCGCCGGCGTCACGGTCCTGGTGCTTTGGCTGCTGCTCAGCATTAGTCAACGGAAGGCCGAAGCCTTCAACCCGTTCTTCCGGGTCGTGGAGCTGGACGACTCGATCGTGGACCCCAAAGTATGGGGCAAGAACTTTCCCCTGCAATACGACGGTTACCGGCTCACGGTGGATATGACCCGCACCCGCTTTGGCGGGAGCGAAGCCCTGCCCCGTGACCCAACCGCGACCGATCCTCGAACCAGGGTGGCTGAATCCAAACTGGAAGCTGACCCCCGTCTAATAAGAATGTGGAGCGGCTACGCATTTTCCAAAGATTTTCGTGAGGACCGCGGGCATGCATACATGCTCACCGACCAGACCTACACGGAGCGGCAGCGGGTGGCCAAGCAGCCCGGCACCTGCATCCACTGCCATGCGTCTACCTATGTGGCTTACCGCGAGCTCGGGGAGGGTGATCTTACATTGGGGTTCGAGCGGCTGAATCGAATGTCCTATGCCCAGGCCAGAGAGAAAGTGACCCACCCCATCGCCTGCATCGATTGCCACTCGCCAGAGACGATGGCGTTGCGGGTGACGCGGCCAGCATTTATGGAAGGCATCCGCGCCTACAAGGCCACCCTCGGCAGCCCGAATTACGACGTGAACGAGGCAGCGTCGCATCAGGAGATGCGCACCTACGTGTGCGCGCAATGCCATGTGGAGTATTATTTTCGCGGCGAGGAAAAGCGCCTGGTCTACCCGTGGTCCCGCGGCCTGAAAGTTGAAGATATCCTCGCCTATTACGACGCGGAGGGGTTTAAGGATTGGACGCATGCTGAAACGGGCGCGCCGGTATTGAAGGCCCAGCATCCCGAATTCGAAATGTGGAGCCAAGGCATACACGCCCGTTCGGGGGTGGCCTGCAGCGACTGCCACATGCCCTATAAACGGGTTGGGGCCATGAAGATCAGCGACCACCATATACGGAGCCCGCTGCTGAACATTAACCGCGCCTGCCAGACCTGCCATCGTGTGGGTGAGGCGGAGCTCAGAGCCCGGGCCGAAAACATCCAGCAGGTGACCTTTGAAATTCGAGAAAGGTCCATGGAGGCGCTCATGGCCCTGATAACCGCACTTAAGGACGCGAAGGCCAGCGGACGGAGCGGTGATGTCTTTACGAAGGCGCAGGATTTTCAGCGGCAAGCACAGTTCCGGCTCGATTTTGTGGAAGCGGAGAATTCGATGGGCTTTCATGCGCCCCAGGAAGCGGCGCGCATCCTGGCCGGCGCCATCGACCTGGCCCGCCAGGGTCAGATCCTTCTCGCTACGGAACGCTAGGGTCCGCCAGCATAAGGGAGGGTTAGCGGGTCAGGTAGCCGCCCAGCAAGCGCTCGAACTCCGGAAAATATCGGCTGATGACGGTCAAGTCGAACGACCGCAGGATGGACTCCTTCGGCTCCCTGTCAAGCAGAAATTCGAAAGCCGCCTGCACCAGCCGCTCCTCACTCACAGCGCCCTTGGAAAGCTTTTTGTAGGTCAGCGGTGACATGCTCACGCGGTGGGTGGTTTTGCCGGCGCCCTCGCCCACCGTCACCTGGAACTCGGTCTTGCCACCAGCGGACGTCTTTTCAACCTCGATCATGGTGTTCATTGCCCTCCTTGAAATTGCCCGGGCCGTGTGTTTCCCGGTCAGGTAACGCCGACTCGCTCCTCGGAATAGCGCTCGTAGCGCCGTTCCGCAACCACCTGCCTGATGCGATCCACAGCCTGCCAGACATGGGAAAAGCCGGTGTACAGGGGTGACAGCCCCAGGCGCAGGTAGTCGGGCTCACGGAAGTCTGCCAGCACGTTCATTTCTTCGGCCAGGGCGCGCGAAATCCGGTACGCCTGCGGGTGGCGCAGGCTGATGTGGGCGCCGCGTCTGGCCGGGTCACGAGGGGTGCCGAGCTCAAAGCCGAGGGGCGCCAGATCGGTGTCGAAGAGCTCCAGCAGGAAGCCGGTCAAAGCCTGAGCTTTGCGGTGCAGTGCCGCCGCGCCGGCCTCCAGCAGCAGGTCCAGCGCCGGTTCCAGCGCCAGGAGCGACAGCACGGCCGGCGTGCCCACACAGAAGCGGGTGACATCGCTGGCGGGCTGGAACTGCGGGTCGAACTCAAAGGGGGCACGGTGTCCGAACCAGCCCTGGAGGGGCGTCTGTACAGTGCGATGCAGGTCCTGGCGCACATACAGGAGGGCCGGAGAGCCCGGTCCGCCGTTCAAATATTTGTAGGTGCAGCCCACGGCCAGGTCCACGCCCCAGCGGTCCAGCTCAACAGGAACGACACCGGCAGAGTGGCTCAAATCCCACAAGACCAGCGCGCCCACGTCGTGGGCCCGGCTGGTGATGGCCGGGACATCGTACAGATAGCCGGTCTTGAAAGCCACCTGGGATAAGGTTACCAGTGCCGTGCGTTCATCGATGGCCTCCAGGAGGCGCTGCCAATCAATGCTGATGCCGTCGTGGCCGGGGGGCACAACATGCAGGCGGTGGTGGCCGCCCAACGTCCGCACGCAGCCCTGCAAGACATAGAGATCGGAGGGGAAGTTCAGCTCGTCGGTGACGATGCGGTGGCGGTCTGGCCGTAGCGCCAACGCCGCCAGCACCAGTTTATACAAGTTGACCGAGGTGCTGTCGCCGAGCACCAGTTGACCCGCCGCGGCCCCCAGCAATTGGCCGAGTCGGTCGCCGAGGCGGGCGGGCGCAGCGACCCAACCGGCATTCCAGCCACGGACGAGGTCACGCCCCCACTCCTGGTCTATGGCGGTGGCCAGACGGGACACCGTTGCACGGGGGAGCCGGCCGAGGGAGTTGCCCATGAGGTAGATCAGGTGCGGTTCCTGAACCACGAACCGGTCCGCAAAAGGGGCCAGTGAATCTTGATTGTCCAACTCCCTGGCGCGGGCCTGGGATGCTGGTGGGGAGACCTTCACCCGCTAAGTTAACCAACAGAGGCGCAAATTGGCGCTATCCTCGACTTGAAAGGTCACCTGCCCATATATTCCAACAGGGGCGGATTCCACTTGCATCTTGACGAAATATTATATATGTTTCAACACCGGGAGAGCGACGGGGTTCGGCTTCCGAATTGGGAGCGGTGCCCGTTAGAGCGACTACGATAGGGCTTTGTAAAAAGGGGCCAACAACCGAAAGGTCGTGATGAGTGTAGCCATACAAACTCTCGCATACCCGATCCTCGCAGCTGTTGGCATTTTTAATATCGGCTGTCCCGACAAGATATTGAGCTATGTCTGACAGTATTAATCTAAACGACGCACTTTCGCAGTTCAGTACCGGCGAGATTAACCTCATTGAGGAGTCCGATGATTCCGATGAGAGTGAAGAGACTCGCGGGGCAGAACGCGGGAGGGGTCGCGAGCGATCGGACGAGGCTCGCAGGGGGGGGCGCGACCAGCTGCGCGCCGCTTTTGCCAGGTCGCGGCGGTCGCGTCCGGCGGTTGTGCTCGACTTCAGTGCCGCGGCCCGGGCAGCCGGCGGCGACGAACCAGAAGGTGAGGACGAGGCCGGTGAGGCCCCCGCTGCTCGTGAACGGGGCTCAGCGCGGAGAGCGCTTCAGCAGGGCTTTCAGCAGGCGCGCCAGGAATTAAACCGCGCCGCCCAACCGGCCGCCACTGGCGGTGGTGCGGCCGCTGTTCCGGTAGGCATTGAGGGGCAGACCGCACAAGTGGGTCAAGC carries:
- the nrfH gene encoding cytochrome c nitrite reductase small subunit, translated to MRRYELGPRGALAVVGIFLGASLFTFYFGQGFSYLSKNPRACANCHIMSEQFASWQKSSHKAVAGCIDCHLPSGTMAKWGAKILNGYNHSAAFTLQNFHEPIRIHARNRRLLQANCVRCHSSLVASMMNRVPADGDERRCAVCHRQVGHAASS
- a CDS encoding aminotransferase class IV, which gives rise to MLTGTHAFDQDPRNADILIYVDGEIVPRNEARVSVFDSGFLLGDGVWEGLRLHAGKLLFSADHLDRLYAGAKTIDLDIGISPDELLDKIGATLDANAMTTDVHIRLVVTRGLKLTPFQHPAANVGGPTIVIIPEYKVASEATQSQGIRLFTVHVRRGAPDVQDPKLNSLSKLNCITACIQAHKAGADEALMLDPHGFVATCNSTNFFMVRKGAVKTSTGRYCLHGVTRGAIIRLCREHDIPVAEADFSLADVYGADEAFVTGTFAGVIPVIDVDGRTMSGGRRGPLTRRLQDLYAALVDAQTAGG
- a CDS encoding ammonia-forming cytochrome c nitrite reductase subunit c552, whose translation is MTGEARRKSFIGSRLWPRRSYLVLTAVAAGVTVLVLWLLLSISQRKAEAFNPFFRVVELDDSIVDPKVWGKNFPLQYDGYRLTVDMTRTRFGGSEALPRDPTATDPRTRVAESKLEADPRLIRMWSGYAFSKDFREDRGHAYMLTDQTYTERQRVAKQPGTCIHCHASTYVAYRELGEGDLTLGFERLNRMSYAQAREKVTHPIACIDCHSPETMALRVTRPAFMEGIRAYKATLGSPNYDVNEAASHQEMRTYVCAQCHVEYYFRGEEKRLVYPWSRGLKVEDILAYYDAEGFKDWTHAETGAPVLKAQHPEFEMWSQGIHARSGVACSDCHMPYKRVGAMKISDHHIRSPLLNINRACQTCHRVGEAELRARAENIQQVTFEIRERSMEALMALITALKDAKASGRSGDVFTKAQDFQRQAQFRLDFVEAENSMGFHAPQEAARILAGAIDLARQGQILLATER
- the kynU gene encoding kynureninase: MKVSPPASQARARELDNQDSLAPFADRFVVQEPHLIYLMGNSLGRLPRATVSRLATAIDQEWGRDLVRGWNAGWVAAPARLGDRLGQLLGAAAGQLVLGDSTSVNLYKLVLAALALRPDRHRIVTDELNFPSDLYVLQGCVRTLGGHHRLHVVPPGHDGISIDWQRLLEAIDERTALVTLSQVAFKTGYLYDVPAITSRAHDVGALVLWDLSHSAGVVPVELDRWGVDLAVGCTYKYLNGGPGSPALLYVRQDLHRTVQTPLQGWFGHRAPFEFDPQFQPASDVTRFCVGTPAVLSLLALEPALDLLLEAGAAALHRKAQALTGFLLELFDTDLAPLGFELGTPRDPARRGAHISLRHPQAYRISRALAEEMNVLADFREPDYLRLGLSPLYTGFSHVWQAVDRIRQVVAERRYERYSEERVGVT
- a CDS encoding YncE family protein; translated protein: MGRRALVRRLLSALLMLVALPLAARDYYVYVTAESEDQVALIRFDGRDAVVIQEINVGVWPVEIEGPHGLAISPEGDYWYLSVAHGFPYGHVYKYATGDDQWIGRVELDLFPATLQISAATGMLYVVNFNLHGDKKPSYVSVVDPESMTEIDQIETGIMPHGSRLTRDGLKHYSVAMMDGMLYEIDAVGMRITRTLFLGKEPAPVTGMKRSKGATGNHHMPPIRKEQPTWAAPDPSGEHVYVTNNGTDEVVEVDLKDWRISRRFATGRGPYNCEVTSDGKLLVVTYKTDAATAVWDLQSGRELARIQNTRRVTHGVAISPDSRYAFVSVEGIRGQPGSVDILDLRELSLVTHAEVGKQAGGIAFWKMVD
- a CDS encoding HAD family hydrolase: MWSGPRSISTAMLRAWGNRPDTFVTDEPLYGYYLRSTGLDHPGREEIIAAQSSDWHAVVAWLTGPIPWGKTVWFQKHMAHHLLDEIDRRWLDEVTHCFLIRKPREVLASYVEKRAAVTVEDLGYRQQAELFRQLWDERSQPPPVLDARDVLTNPARALTLLCHRVGVEFREDMLSWAAGRRPTDGVWARHWYQSVEASTGFRPYKPNQVALPPGLEALAAECEPHYQLLYQHRIRVA